Part of the Variovorax sp. PAMC 28711 genome is shown below.
GCGCCCCGAAATCAAGAAGGTGCACCAGCTCAACCAGGATTACGTGGCCGGCTACCAGGCGCAAAAGGCCTTCCGCGAAATGCTGCCGAAAAAGCGGCCGGACATCGAGCTGGTCGGCGACGACCTGGTGCCGCTCGGCAAGGTGAAGGACTTCTCGCCCTACGCCCAGAAGATCAAGGCCTCGGGCGCCGACACGGTGATGACGACCAACTGGGGCAACGACCTCACGCTGCTCATCAAGGCGATCAAGGAATCGGGCTCCAAGGCCAACGTCTACACGCTCTATGCCAACACCATCGGCGTGCCGACCGTGCTGCAGGACACCGGCATCGACACCGTGTTCAGTCTCTCCGAATGGCATGGCAACGTGGCCAACAACAAGACCGAGGCGTATGCCGCCGAATACAAGAAGAAGTTCAAGAACGACTTCCTGCTGCTGCGCGTGAACACCGCGATGGACATGCTGGCCGAAGCCATGACGCAGGCCAAGTCGGTCAAGGCGCTCGACGTGGCGCGCAAGCTCGAAGACATGAAGTTCCAGAGCGACATGGGTGAAGTGTGGATGCGCAAGGACGATCATCAACTGCAGCAGCCGCTGTACGTGTCGACGTTCGCCAAGGTGAACGGCAAGGACATCAAGTACGACCTGGAGAACACCGGTGTCGGCACCAAGACCGCGCTGCTGATCTCGGCCAAGGACGCGATGCTGCCGACCGCCTGCAACATGCAGCGTCCGTGAAGTAATTAGCGCCTCCGGTTGTCGGGCACGGCTTATGCTGTCTCCGAATGTTCGAGTGTTCGAAACCGGAGGTGTCCATGGATTCCCGTACGTCTCGAGATCTGGTTCCCGCGAGCCAGTCCTTCCAGTTGCCGGTGGCCAATCTGCGCAGCGTGTTCCAGACGCACGACGTCGAACGCAAGCTCGCCAAGCTCCCGGAACGCGATCACGAGAACCTTCGCACCACCTACGAGCGCATGCTCGAGCGCGGACCCGACCGCTTTCAGGTCAAGCCCAGCGGCGTGCCAGAGATGGCCTCGCTCTATGCGCAGCTTCCCAATTTCACTGAAGTGCTCGACGACGTGCGCCGCCATGTCGCTTTGGCACAGGACAGCCGCGA
Proteins encoded:
- a CDS encoding branched-chain amino acid ABC transporter substrate-binding protein, with translation MFRNFRRAALVVALASAASVPAAAQIKIAYIDPLSGPFANVGEQQLQHFYMAAERINARGGVLGQKLEIMPLDGKGSPQDSASALRSAYDKGARYVFQGNGSNVTAALVDGVNKGISRGDEPMIVMNYSAFDPDMTGIKCNFWHFRFIQNVDMSMNAVTSAIAARPEIKKVHQLNQDYVAGYQAQKAFREMLPKKRPDIELVGDDLVPLGKVKDFSPYAQKIKASGADTVMTTNWGNDLTLLIKAIKESGSKANVYTLYANTIGVPTVLQDTGIDTVFSLSEWHGNVANNKTEAYAAEYKKKFKNDFLLLRVNTAMDMLAEAMTQAKSVKALDVARKLEDMKFQSDMGEVWMRKDDHQLQQPLYVSTFAKVNGKDIKYDLENTGVGTKTALLISAKDAMLPTACNMQRP